Below is a window of Humulus lupulus chromosome 2, drHumLupu1.1, whole genome shotgun sequence DNA.
AGTCAGATTTCTGTACTTCATTGGCTCTGCATATGAATTTTGGATTCAGTTCCTTTCAAAAATAGTATCTCTTGTTCTAGTAGTTGGATTTTTCATTGATGCACTTCTTTTGTGATTACAGAGAATAGGGATGGGAGAGAGTCTCCCTTGGCTTTTGGATTCAGTTCTTTGCACAGGCGTGATCCTTCATGGCATCTGCAATTCAAAGCCTGAGTACAATTCCTACATGTTCTCATTCCCTGGAATCCCGATCCGGGAAGTGAGGCTAAACGTTATCTACCTCATTGCTGGATACTATTCCTATCTTTCTGGCCTGGCCTTGGCCCCATATAGAGTTTTTTATGTTTTGGCTGCTATTGGTGCCATTTCCTTTGTTTTGAGAATGTTACAAAGAAGATACAGGGACAAGGGTGAGACACATTTCGGGACCCGAAAACATTCTCATAGGCACTGAGCAAGGTTCTTCGTAAACTTAACATTTgatccaggatgcttcttctccTTAAAGTATTTCTGGGATACACCAACTTGATGGAGGTGGGAAGTTGAATTGACATTAAACAAACAGCACTCAAAAGATTTCTAATCAGATTTGTGACTTGTGAGACAAGAAATCATCCTGGATTCGATTGGTGACGGTGCACTTCGTGATGGGGTggaattttttctttcttttttccttttctttctcccCTGTAAATTTATGGGATGATTGGAGTATTCTTTagcagaaaaaagaaaagaaaaagcctTAGTTTGTAACATTTTGTGTTCAGGACCAAATAGTTGATATTTTAGAAATTTAACAAGCCATCATTTTGAAGGGTTCTCTGATTTTTGTAAACTGTTTAAAATTTGTGTTATAATTCTTAAGCATCAAACTTAGAGGTCTAGTGGAATAACCATACCATACCATAACAgtagaaagaagaaaaattataatacaaataaaacggatatttactgataatttttcgagattcaaaatttgaaattaatgtatTATGATGTCTTcaaaattattcatttatttaattatacaatatcttttaaatttaaatgatataCACTAAAGTCTAACAACCCCTCTATATTTAAAAGAAactaaattaaattttgaaaataattttacaaCGAATttcataatatttaaaatatctccaaatattatttatttataattaaataaagatatttttcagaattattcatacatatatatattcttttaaaatttaaattatgtaGTCACATTCTAATCAGAATACCAACATTCCCTATATATATGATACACATTCTCCCTACTTGTCTTTATTGAGGtttgcttttatatatatataaaaatcggAATACATAAGGTTATTTTCTCAATATCtgcaactcatggctggttagtTTCCCAAGTCTCTTTTCTTTCTCTATTTCTTTAACTACGTAAAAATAATTGCTGAATTAATGTTTCGATTTATTTCTTTTTGTACAGAAGCTGTGAAATTTCACAATAGCATCCAACCATATCTCCCAGAAGAAATCATAGAGAAAATCCTATTGAGATTGCCCCACGAGTCTGTCATAACATCCAAACTTGTCTGCAAATCATGGTACACATTCATCAAAAGTGACTATTTTGTATGGAAccaccttcatcatcatcattctCCTTCACACAACACCACTACTGCTAAAGCATTAATCTTGGCACAGTCTCCGAAGATTGTGTCAAAGTTGTTGAAATCACTTGTTATCCCTGTCTCTTGGGACGATGATAATAACGATGATCAAAGTGACCACATTCGAGTTCATAATTTAGAAAAACTCAATGTGATTCCATATCCAAGGCTACTGTTAAAAGGGCTCCATTGTAATGGGGTCGTTTGTTTCTCATCACGCACAATCGATCAAAAGATCAAGATCGTCTTCTATAATCCAACATTGAGACAATGCAAGATTTTGGACATACCACTTGTGCCCGGGTTTTGGTTTTTGACAGAAGGATTTGGCCACGACCAAAGAAGAAACCTCTACAAGTATCTCAGAATCTTACAATCTAAAGATCTTCACAGTCGAACGTGTAGAGTTCTGATCTGTACTctgagcagtagtagcagcagttggAAAGAGATTGACTTGGATACTAAGCTATATAGAGATGAGTCGATGCCACACATATATGTGCCAGCACTCCATCCTGATGGTGTGTACCTTAAGTCTTTTTACTATTGGCTCACTTGGGCAGACAAAATCAATGGAAAAATTCTCTCATTTGATATGTGGAGTGAGAAATTTGATTTGATATCACTGCCGTTTGAGACCCAAGATGAAAAGTATTCGATAAGCAGACTCTCAGTGTGGAAAGCAGAATTTCTTGTACTATTTATGATGAAAATGGATACCCTTTCTACTCTTGAAATGTGGGTTTTGGTTAGTGGCGTTGGATGGAGGAAGCATCTTACGATCGACACGTGTTACCATGCACATCCTTTAGGGTTTTGGAGTCATGAAGAACTCTTGATAAAATCTCCAAATCAACACATTGTGTCTTATAACATTCGAACCAAGAAGACTAGGAAACTTGATATTCCTAAGAAATTGTCCTCTTTCACTTTTTACTCGAAAAGCCTAGGGGGGGTGTTTGGCACCTTaattaaaaaactgttttttgtttttaaaagctaaaaactgttttctgaaaacaagtaggggtgtttggcattgttttcagaaaacaatttttaaaaacaaagttacaaaaaacagaaaattttgagaacaacaaaaagttgttttctgttgttctcaaattttttttcataactttacttcttatttttcatcattttttctttcaaattattttatctcattatttattacaaacttttaaaatatttttctctttgtaaatatatttgttaatttttttatttaagatttaaaaaaaaataaaactaaaaaattgtttttagaaaacattaaccaaacacctcttattttttgaaaactacaaaaataattttCTGTTATCATTTCTgagaacaaaattttgaaaacaaaaaacagaaaacaatgccaaacagccCTAGTTTCTTTCAGCAATTAGATTTTTATAGCTATCAGTTAACAAAATAGCTAGAGTAATAAAACAAAACCTAATGTTTCTAATGTGTTCTTTTTCAAGAGAAGTGAGCAGCCTTCGAAAATTCCCTAAGAACCCTAGAAACTCAAAATATTGGGTCAGAAAAGTAAAAGCAAGTGCAGATCAAAACAATTCAGAGAAAGAGGGAAGGATCAAGACAGTGATTATCGAGGTTCACCACCAAGATTGGGGCTACATCCGTTGAGCTTGCCTCAGAGAAGAGCTTAGCCATTCCACTATTTCAAGATCAAAGTTACAAAGCCAGGTATGATTCCAAGTCACAATCTTGACTGGTAATCTCTAAATGTTTTtcactctgtttttctttctcaCTTTCTCTCAGTTTATTCCCAAAAAAATTCCCCCCTATTCTCTTTTCTTTCTCCGTAAGGTACACTCTCCAAAAAGAAACCCCAGCAAACTCTCTCAGATCACAAGCAAAAGAATGTGGACTTCTCTCAAAAAATTGCTCCGTAAGTATGTTAGGATCTTTCAATCTAAAGATAAAGCTAGTCGAAGATGTAGAGCTATGTTTTGTACTctgagtagtagtagcagtagcaatagttgGAGAGAGAACAATGTCGATACTAAACTATATAGTGATGTGTTAGTGCCACCATATACCTCAAATCTTTTTATTATTGGTTCACTAGGGCAGAGAAAATCAAAGGAGACTACAACAAAAACCCATTTCCATATAAGTGTATATGTATATAGCGGGACTTTTTGGCGCCTAATTATCCGCAGCCCCCCAAATTTTTCCACACGGCCCCAATtgaccaacaaaaaaaaaagaaaaaaacccaTTTTCACACGGTCTCAGTCGGTCTCCgattcccctctctctctctctcttgtttctctgtgtccccccccccccccccccccccccccccttctctctctctctctcgctctctctttTCGTTTCTTGACCAATCTACCCGTGCCAAAAAAACCTCGGCAAGGTTAGTGTTTTAATATCATCTCATCAATTCTGTTTactttattttgttgttattgaaTTTGCCTTTTGGATTCATTTAAAATGATTTTGATGATTCGCGTTAGGGTTTGATCCTCtgtaattttgatttaatttgttCTGTTAGGTCTTCGCTTTGGACATGATAACTAAATTTTGAGGAAGCTTCTACACCAAACTCGAAGAAATCGTTAGAGGTTGCTTCTACTCTCTCAACAATATATACGACTCTTTTTCTTTTCCAAGCTGAGATGTTTGAGTAGATTTTCATTCACTTAAATACTTATCTggggtttttatttttatttgggttttttattattattaacttTTTATATTAACATGCATAATTTGGGAATTGATTTATGAAATTCGGGTTACTAATCCTAGATATCTTCATATTATTTTTCCCCGAAATCAAATCCATCTCACGGCCCTCACCAGCCTTCTTTGTCCCCTCGTTCGTCGTTTGTCAGCGTCCATCTCGACGCTGCTCTACTCATAATTTTTTTCTTCTGCCCTTTGCAAATCAGGTGGGCTATGgatttttctttctcttcttagTTTATTTTCATTTTTCTGTCCCATTTTTGTGTCAAAATTGGCTTTAGGGAAATCTTAGTTTCTTTCTCTCCCTCAAATCAATTCACGATCAAACATATCCATAAAATTTGGGTCTATTGCTCTCTTCATTTTTGGAAGGCTCAAACTTTTTATTATTGCCAGCTCCATTTTGGGAGATTGCGTTTATAGTTCAGTTTTCCTTATATGAGTTTATGTACTGATACCTCCATAAATATGTGAGCTACTTTCATACCTCATCGTTGATCTTTCTTGTATGGCCGAGAAGAGATTTCAATATGAAGTCGTAAGAGTTTCGAAGAATTGTGGGATGGTCAAATTTGAGACATGATGTTGTTGCTTGGATAGTAGCTTTTGGGATTTTAGATTTTCCATTTTGCTTTGTGctctttaatttttaattttttaaatatatttgatGTTATTAGCCCCTGGGACTTTATTTGAGGTGTTTGGAAAAGTACATTATGATTTGTGATGATTCGGAATTTTGTGGTCAACTTTTGAGAtaaattttgtcatttttcttattttgagaTTTCAATATGTATTTGTTAAAATGACTCACAGACTGTGATCTAAGAAAATGTATAGTTTCAAATCTGAAATGATCATATGTTACGTGGCAGGAAAACCAACAATGTAAGATATTTTTATTTGCCTTTCAAGTGTTTGTTAACATGTTTATACGAGAATGTGGTTGTTTTTCCATTTCCCCtgtgttattatatatttattacttTTCAACTGCTGCATATTGCCATGTTGCATTATTAGGTCAAGAGTTGCATGGATAACAATAAAAGTTCATGTTTTTGGATTAGTATTAATTGACTTGCATTATACAATTGTACTTTATTTCAAATCCAGTCCAACATAATCTAAACTAATTCTCCGTGCCAAACAAACTCAGAGTATTTTCAGCATGGACAACAATAATTGGAGACCTATTCAAGGTGGTGAACCCATGATAGACAATACTGATTGGAGAACTCAGCTGCAACACGATTCGAGACAACGAATTGTCAACAAGATGTAAGTGTCTTTTGAAAAAAGAGATGCCTTGTTAATGGAAAATATTCAGTTGTACCTTAACGACTTAGGGCTTGAttggattgattaaataaaataaaaataaaaatcttgtgttcattttcaattttaaaaGATAGGAAACATGATTGGAAATCTTTATTTACTATGCGTATAGTAACATGTTTATCTCTTTTTGGAAATTATTCTAATAATTTTCATAAATACAAAAGACCAAACAAGATATCAAAGTAAACTTTCAAGGAAAACTTCCActttttagtatttttatttttaagaaaaacaaaacaaaaacaaaaatcaagCCCTTAATAGTTTGATTTTATTCTTTATGAAGTTTCCATCTTCAAAATTTATCCTattgtaaaaaatatatgaaagggTCATTTTCACTGACATATGTAATCTGATGTATTTACCGCAAGAATGGGTACTTTGAAAACGCATCTCCCGTTCTCGGGTCAAGATGGATTGCTTGAACTAGAGAAAATTGCTGAAAGGTTTGAGGAAAAGATTTACAGTACTGCCACAAGCC
It encodes the following:
- the LOC133817146 gene encoding mediator of RNA polymerase II transcription subunit 15a-like, with protein sequence MDNNNWRPIQGGEPMIDNTDWRTQLQHDSRQRIVNKIMGTLKTHLPFSGQDGLLELEKIAERFEEKIYSTATSQSDYLRKISLKMLTMENGSQNNNVPNPLPSNPTNSRTTDPGSVVMPPQVHNQGQ
- the LOC133813877 gene encoding F-box protein At3g08750-like — its product is MAEAVKFHNSIQPYLPEEIIEKILLRLPHESVITSKLVCKSWYTFIKSDYFVWNHLHHHHSPSHNTTTAKALILAQSPKIVSKLLKSLVIPVSWDDDNNDDQSDHIRVHNLEKLNVIPYPRLLLKGLHCNGVVCFSSRTIDQKIKIVFYNPTLRQCKILDIPLVPGFWFLTEGFGHDQRRNLYKYLRILQSKDLHSRTCRVLICTLSSSSSSWKEIDLDTKLYRDESMPHIYVPALHPDGVYLKSFYYWLTWADKINGKILSFDMWSEKFDLISLPFETQDEKYSISRLSVWKAEFLVLFMMKMDTLSTLEMWVLVSGVGWRKHLTIDTCYHAHPLGFWSHEELLIKSPNQHIVSYNIRTKKTRKLDIPKKLEVSSLRKFPKNPRNSKYWVRKVKASADQNNSEKEGRIKTVIIEVHHQDWGYIR